Proteins from a single region of Magnetovibrio sp.:
- a CDS encoding transposase domain-containing protein, with product MKEWFTAAELASMALKGMPGTDRGIQSLAKRECWNSRTNAAGGMLTRKREGRGGGVEYHYTLLPMKAQAKIVADMAPAKVSKAVEKSALASPDLWAFFEALPDARKDKAKQKLQVIEEVEGLYRGGVLKNLAVHTVAARHGVTPATVFNWYKLVAGVPRPDRLPALAPRHIGRTKTAECAPEAWELIKSDYLRGERPTFESCYRRLERAAKAHGWSIPSSATLERRIEREIALPVRVLARYGVDRLKTMYPAQERDRSIFHALEAVNADGHKWDVWVQWPDEDKPIRPMMVAIQDLYSGKFLAWRFDKSENKDAVRLAIGDVVEEYGIPDHIYLDNGRGFASKWLTGGIANRFRFKIKDEEPVGILTQLGVEVHWTLPYSGQSKPIERAFRDFCDDIAKHPAFAGAWTGNSPVNKPENYGSHAVPLEDFVRIVNEEIEHHNQRTDRRAAVCKGRSFSETFAASYEQAPIKKATEEQRRLWLLAAEGVTCAARDGAIKLMGNRYWSDFLHGHMGKKLVVRFDPDDLHAGLHVYRLDGSYLGYADVIMAAGFNDTTSAREHGRTRRAFIKNTKTMYEQHVKLTGQEIAATQPIPDNMPPIKNKVVRMAAAPGVDPLMKRPEPKSTPLDKRQEAVHERVVESLAAHRPAKPENTPEARYARASGLEHKIAAGGQVSAEDRQWLQRYQGTAEYQARHRMEVSFGTRADFAG from the coding sequence ATGAAGGAATGGTTTACCGCCGCTGAACTGGCGTCAATGGCGCTGAAAGGTATGCCCGGCACGGATCGCGGCATCCAATCGCTTGCCAAACGGGAATGCTGGAACTCACGCACAAATGCTGCCGGGGGCATGTTGACCCGTAAGCGTGAGGGCCGAGGTGGTGGCGTTGAATACCACTACACACTTTTGCCGATGAAAGCACAGGCCAAAATCGTTGCCGATATGGCCCCTGCGAAAGTGTCGAAAGCCGTTGAAAAATCGGCCCTCGCTTCGCCTGATTTGTGGGCATTCTTCGAAGCGCTGCCAGACGCGCGCAAGGATAAAGCAAAACAGAAACTGCAAGTCATCGAAGAGGTCGAAGGGCTCTATCGCGGTGGGGTGCTGAAGAACCTTGCTGTGCATACGGTGGCGGCGCGCCACGGTGTGACACCGGCAACGGTTTTCAATTGGTACAAGCTGGTTGCGGGCGTGCCGCGTCCAGATCGGCTGCCCGCTCTTGCACCCCGTCACATAGGCCGCACCAAAACCGCCGAGTGCGCGCCCGAGGCATGGGAACTGATCAAGTCGGATTATCTGCGCGGAGAGCGCCCGACGTTCGAAAGCTGTTATCGCCGCCTGGAACGCGCCGCCAAAGCCCATGGCTGGTCCATTCCATCTTCAGCCACCCTTGAGCGCCGCATTGAACGCGAGATTGCACTGCCCGTTCGCGTGCTGGCGCGTTATGGCGTTGATCGTCTCAAAACCATGTATCCAGCCCAAGAACGCGACCGCTCGATCTTCCACGCCCTGGAAGCCGTCAACGCCGATGGTCACAAGTGGGATGTGTGGGTTCAGTGGCCAGATGAAGACAAGCCGATCCGCCCGATGATGGTGGCGATCCAAGATTTGTATTCAGGTAAATTTCTGGCCTGGCGATTTGATAAATCTGAAAACAAGGACGCGGTGCGTCTCGCGATCGGTGATGTAGTCGAAGAGTATGGCATCCCCGATCACATCTATCTCGATAACGGTCGCGGGTTCGCTTCCAAGTGGTTGACCGGCGGCATAGCCAATCGCTTCCGCTTCAAGATCAAGGACGAAGAGCCGGTCGGAATTCTCACCCAGTTGGGTGTTGAGGTGCACTGGACCTTGCCTTACAGCGGCCAATCAAAGCCCATTGAAAGGGCCTTTAGAGACTTTTGCGACGACATAGCCAAACACCCTGCATTCGCCGGAGCATGGACCGGTAACTCTCCCGTCAACAAGCCTGAAAACTACGGTTCACACGCCGTCCCGCTTGAAGACTTCGTGCGTATCGTCAACGAAGAAATTGAACACCACAACCAACGCACAGACCGCCGCGCCGCCGTTTGTAAGGGGCGGTCGTTCTCTGAAACGTTCGCTGCATCCTATGAGCAAGCACCCATCAAAAAGGCCACCGAGGAACAGCGCCGACTGTGGTTGTTGGCCGCTGAAGGGGTGACCTGCGCCGCGCGCGATGGTGCGATCAAGTTGATGGGAAACCGCTATTGGAGCGATTTCCTGCACGGTCACATGGGCAAGAAATTGGTGGTGCGATTTGATCCCGATGATCTGCACGCCGGGCTGCACGTCTATCGCCTAGACGGTTCGTATCTTGGCTATGCCGATGTGATCATGGCCGCTGGTTTCAACGACACCACCAGCGCCCGCGAACATGGCCGCACGCGGCGCGCCTTCATCAAAAACACCAAGACCATGTACGAGCAGCACGTCAAGCTCACCGGCCAAGAGATCGCCGCTACCCAGCCCATCCCCGACAACATGCCGCCGATAAAAAACAAAGTGGTGCGCATGGCCGCAGCGCCGGGTGTTGATCCGCTGATGAAGCGGCCAGAACCAAAATCAACGCCCCTCGATAAACGCCAGGAAGCCGTGCACGAGCGCGTGGTGGAAAGCCTCGCGGCGCATCGCCCGGCCAAGCCCGAGAACACACCTGAAGCACGCTATGCCCGCGCCAGTGGGCTGGAACACAAGATCGCTGCCGGTGGCCAGGTGAGTGCCGAGGATCGCCAGTGGTTGCAGCGCTATCAGGGCACCGCCGAGTACCAGGCGCGCCACAGGATGGAAGTGAGTTTCGGAACCCGAGCAGATTTCGCCGGGTAA
- a CDS encoding ATP-binding protein gives MTDQQSSVNTIAPLKNVARFTELVERLVNRPPELPGFGLFSGRAGLGKTFAAMYAINVYRAFYVECDFTWTQKAFCEAVMVELGLLPPRTVLKQPIHRAVALIGDHLADHPRRPLIIDEADFLVKRGMIEIVRAISKHSATAGSSIILIGEENMPNALKMWERVDSRVLKGIKAAPTDQDDVRVLAQLVCPNLSFEDDVIAKLRSCTNGSARRVVTKLYDLRELAVLNDITTVTLDAWDPAEAS, from the coding sequence ATGACAGACCAACAGAGCAGCGTCAATACCATCGCGCCATTGAAAAACGTCGCGCGGTTCACGGAACTGGTCGAGCGACTGGTCAACCGTCCGCCTGAATTGCCCGGCTTTGGGCTGTTCTCAGGCCGCGCCGGTTTGGGCAAGACCTTCGCCGCCATGTACGCCATCAACGTGTATCGCGCGTTCTATGTCGAGTGCGATTTCACCTGGACACAGAAAGCCTTTTGCGAGGCCGTTATGGTCGAGCTGGGCCTGTTGCCGCCGCGCACGGTTCTCAAACAACCCATTCACCGTGCGGTGGCGTTGATCGGCGATCACTTGGCCGATCATCCGCGCCGCCCGCTGATCATCGACGAGGCCGACTTCCTGGTGAAGCGCGGCATGATCGAAATCGTGCGCGCAATTTCCAAGCACAGTGCGACGGCGGGTTCGAGCATCATCCTGATTGGTGAAGAGAACATGCCCAACGCCCTCAAAATGTGGGAGCGCGTTGACAGCCGCGTGTTGAAAGGCATCAAGGCCGCGCCGACGGATCAAGACGATGTGAGGGTCTTGGCGCAATTGGTATGCCCCAACCTCAGTTTTGAAGACGACGTGATCGCAAAGCTGCGCAGTTGCACCAACGGCAGCGCCCGGCGCGTGGTCACCAAACTCTATGACCTACGCGAGTTGGCCGTACTGAACGACATCACCACCGTCACGCTCGATGCGTGGGACCCAGCGGAGGCGTCGTGA
- a CDS encoding DUF3164 family protein, whose protein sequence is MNTITATAPATAPATAPTTAPTTVPEGYMRDSKGRLVPEGLVKPQEKLEDQTVREILKHAEELNAQIARFRGHTFDDVATFMDVLADQYGAAKGGPKGNITLTTYDGCQQVKVQVQDYLDFGPELQVAKTLFDACITDWAEGADAKIHALVDHAFQVDKEGRINRAALFGLRRLDIDDDQWRAAIAAVNDSIRIQGSREYVRFYKRDKPTDKWRAVTIDLASAQTVSPAPTPESM, encoded by the coding sequence ATGAACACGATCACCGCCACCGCACCCGCCACCGCACCCGCCACCGCACCCACCACCGCACCCACCACCGTGCCCGAAGGCTACATGCGCGACAGTAAGGGCCGCTTGGTTCCCGAGGGCCTGGTGAAACCCCAAGAGAAGCTCGAAGATCAGACGGTGCGCGAAATTCTCAAGCACGCCGAAGAACTCAATGCCCAGATCGCCCGCTTTCGCGGCCATACCTTTGACGACGTCGCGACCTTCATGGACGTCCTCGCCGATCAGTACGGCGCGGCTAAAGGTGGCCCGAAAGGCAACATCACGCTGACAACCTACGACGGGTGCCAGCAGGTCAAGGTTCAGGTCCAAGACTATCTCGACTTCGGCCCCGAGCTTCAAGTCGCCAAGACGCTGTTTGACGCCTGCATCACGGACTGGGCCGAAGGCGCGGATGCCAAAATTCACGCCCTGGTAGACCACGCCTTCCAAGTCGACAAAGAAGGCCGCATCAACCGCGCCGCGTTGTTCGGCTTGCGCCGCCTGGACATCGACGACGATCAGTGGCGCGCGGCCATCGCCGCCGTGAACGATTCCATCCGCATCCAGGGATCGCGCGAATACGTGCGGTTCTACAAACGCGACAAACCGACCGACAAATGGCGCGCCGTCACCATCGATCTGGCCAGCGCCCAGACGGTCAGCCCAGCGCCAACCCCTGAGAGCATGTAA
- a CDS encoding regulatory protein GemA yields the protein MSAARKIKTTGARKGMIAKIKIGQKQLGWSDEIYRDVLDVRYDKSSATQLTIAELEDLLDHLKRQGFKPTKKAPARAGRRPLADGEMQGKMRALWIALYHLGVVREPAEQALVNFAKRVTGGRERGVAALQWLDIEQSDKVIEALKAMANREAGVSWEPYRFVGMPPVYMPRHRVIEAQWRVLMDICPALSANQSLREYLKDSMFGEAILSQLTDEETDQAIENLGAQIRKSLGDHGCQTLKEWKAKS from the coding sequence ATGTCAGCCGCACGCAAAATCAAAACCACCGGTGCCCGCAAAGGCATGATCGCGAAGATCAAGATCGGGCAAAAGCAGCTCGGCTGGTCCGATGAGATTTATCGCGATGTGTTGGACGTGCGCTACGACAAGTCCTCGGCCACGCAACTGACGATCGCCGAGCTGGAAGATTTGCTCGATCACCTCAAGCGCCAAGGTTTCAAGCCCACCAAGAAGGCCCCGGCCCGCGCGGGCAGGCGTCCGCTGGCCGATGGTGAGATGCAAGGCAAGATGCGCGCGTTGTGGATTGCGCTGTATCACCTGGGCGTGGTGCGCGAACCGGCGGAACAAGCGCTGGTGAATTTTGCCAAGCGCGTCACTGGTGGGCGCGAGCGTGGCGTCGCGGCGCTTCAGTGGCTGGACATCGAGCAGTCAGACAAGGTGATCGAAGCGCTCAAGGCCATGGCCAACCGCGAGGCCGGGGTGAGCTGGGAGCCGTATCGCTTTGTCGGCATGCCCCCGGTTTACATGCCGCGCCACCGCGTGATCGAGGCGCAGTGGCGCGTCCTGATGGATATCTGCCCGGCCTTGAGCGCCAACCAATCCCTGCGCGAATACCTCAAGGACAGCATGTTCGGCGAAGCCATTCTTTCCCAATTGACCGACGAAGAGACAGACCAAGCCATCGAAAACCTCGGCGCGCAAATCCGCAAATCGCTGGGCGATCACGGATGCCAAACCCTCAAGGAATGGAAGGCGAAGTCATGA